A genomic segment from Chrysiogenia bacterium encodes:
- the rplO gene encoding 50S ribosomal protein L15, giving the protein MKLSDLRPAKGAKKSRKRVGRGPGSGHGKTSCRGHKGAGQRAGSGGKRAYEGGQNPLIRRLPKRGFVSRNRVRVQEVNLDQLRRFEAGATVDRATLCAAKVISTENRPVKVLANGEIDRAINLKVDHISEAARKKIESAGGSVEIIPPFIAKEGSSSEASA; this is encoded by the coding sequence ATGAAGCTCAGCGACCTGCGTCCGGCCAAGGGCGCCAAGAAATCTCGCAAGCGTGTCGGTCGTGGCCCGGGTTCGGGACACGGCAAGACCTCGTGCCGCGGCCACAAGGGCGCCGGCCAGCGTGCCGGTTCGGGCGGCAAGCGCGCCTACGAAGGCGGTCAGAATCCCCTGATTCGCCGTCTTCCCAAGCGCGGTTTCGTCTCGCGCAACCGCGTGCGCGTGCAGGAAGTCAACCTGGACCAGCTTCGTCGCTTCGAAGCGGGCGCCACGGTTGATCGCGCCACGCTCTGCGCGGCCAAGGTCATCTCCACCGAGAATCGTCCGGTGAAGGTGCTGGCCAATGGTGAAATCGACCGTGCGATCAACCTCAAGGTGGATCATATCTCGGAAGCCGCTCGCAAGAAGATCGAGTCGGCCGGCGGCAGCGTGGAGATCATTCCCCCGTTCATCGCCAAAGAGGGCTCCAGCAGCGAGGCTTCGGCCTAA
- the rpmD gene encoding 50S ribosomal protein L30 gives MAGKTIRIRQTGSKAGCTQRQRESLRGLGLRRIRHEVEREDTPSIRGMVNKVFHLVEIVEESK, from the coding sequence ATGGCAGGCAAGACCATTCGAATTCGTCAGACCGGCAGTAAGGCCGGCTGCACCCAGCGCCAGCGCGAGAGCCTTCGCGGCCTTGGGCTGCGTCGCATTCGTCATGAAGTTGAACGTGAAGACACTCCCTCTATCCGTGGGATGGTTAACAAGGTCTTCCACCTGGTGGAGATCGTCGAGGAATCGAAATGA
- the rpsE gene encoding 30S ribosomal protein S5, protein MAYQQENSEFIDKVIHIARNAKVVKGGRRFSFSALVVVGDGNGKVGVAKGKAKEVPDAIKKGIEKARREMRPIAVVNGTIPHEVHGHYGAGLVFMSPASPGTGVIAGGAARAILEAAGVRDIFAKCHGTNNPHNVVRATMDGLNQLRSREEVDAMRSRDAEEPKGSASAE, encoded by the coding sequence ATGGCTTATCAGCAGGAAAACAGCGAATTCATCGACAAGGTCATTCACATCGCGCGTAATGCGAAAGTTGTGAAGGGCGGTCGTCGTTTCAGCTTCTCGGCCCTGGTCGTCGTCGGTGACGGCAACGGCAAGGTCGGCGTCGCCAAGGGCAAGGCCAAGGAAGTCCCCGACGCCATCAAGAAGGGAATCGAGAAGGCCCGTCGTGAGATGCGCCCCATTGCCGTTGTCAATGGAACCATCCCGCACGAAGTGCACGGTCACTACGGCGCCGGTCTCGTGTTCATGAGCCCGGCCTCGCCCGGAACGGGCGTGATCGCCGGTGGCGCCGCGCGCGCCATTCTTGAAGCAGCCGGCGTGCGTGACATCTTCGCCAAGTGCCACGGCACGAACAACCCGCACAATGTTGTTCGCGCGACCATGGATGGCCTCAATCAGCTTCGCAGCCGCGAAGAAGTGGATGCCATGCGCAGCCGCGACGCCGAAGAGCCCAAGGGCTCCGCAAGCGCCGAGTAA
- a CDS encoding 50S ribosomal protein L18: MAKIRTRTESRQMRHRRIRRVVAGSPERPRICVFRSNKHLYAQIIDDQSGRCLGTVSTLSKEVRSQNLKGGMEQAKAVGSVLAEKAKALKVEQAVFDRGGYRYHGVVKALAEAIREGGLAF; this comes from the coding sequence ATGGCCAAGATTCGTACCAGAACTGAAAGCAGGCAGATGCGTCACCGGCGAATTCGCCGTGTGGTCGCTGGTTCCCCCGAGCGTCCGCGCATCTGCGTGTTTCGCTCCAACAAGCATCTTTATGCCCAGATCATCGACGACCAGTCGGGTCGTTGCCTGGGCACCGTGTCGACCCTGAGCAAGGAGGTTCGCTCGCAGAACCTCAAGGGCGGCATGGAACAGGCCAAGGCCGTCGGTTCGGTCCTGGCAGAGAAGGCCAAGGCGCTCAAGGTTGAGCAGGCCGTGTTTGATCGTGGTGGCTACCGCTACCACGGCGTAGTGAAGGCCTTGGCCGAAGCGATCCGCGAGGGCGGACTCGCGTTCTGA
- the rplF gene encoding 50S ribosomal protein L6, protein MSRIGRQQIAVPSGVNVSVSGDLVTVKGPKGELQQRLPACVKISVGDHIQVEVAKPNDGKQRAFWGTSSALVKNMVHGVSEGFQRVLDITGVGYRAEAKGKVVNLSLGFSHPVAYALPEGVEAQTPQPTQIVLSSIDKQKLGQAAAEIRAYRPVEPYKGKGVRYAGEQVRRKEGKKAGK, encoded by the coding sequence ATGTCACGAATTGGACGACAGCAAATCGCGGTGCCAAGCGGCGTGAACGTCTCCGTCAGCGGTGACTTGGTCACGGTGAAGGGCCCCAAGGGCGAGCTCCAGCAGCGGCTTCCCGCGTGCGTGAAGATCTCGGTCGGTGACCACATCCAGGTGGAAGTGGCCAAGCCGAACGACGGCAAGCAGCGCGCGTTCTGGGGAACCTCCTCGGCGCTCGTGAAGAATATGGTGCACGGCGTCTCCGAGGGTTTCCAGCGCGTGCTGGACATCACCGGCGTCGGTTATCGCGCCGAGGCCAAGGGCAAGGTGGTCAACCTCTCGCTTGGTTTCTCCCACCCGGTGGCCTACGCGCTGCCCGAGGGAGTCGAGGCCCAGACCCCGCAGCCCACGCAGATCGTGCTCAGCAGCATCGACAAGCAGAAGCTCGGACAGGCGGCGGCTGAAATTCGCGCCTACCGCCCGGTCGAGCCCTACAAGGGCAAGGGTGTCCGTTACGCTGGCGAACAGGTTCGCCGCAAAGAAGGCAAGAAGGCCGGCAAGTAA
- the rpsH gene encoding 30S ribosomal protein S8, with protein MMHDPISDCLTRLRNAARARKQTLVIPSSRIKRSILDILQREGFINEYSEQQEGPGSVFHVTMRYTPNGGPVLHGIRRVSRPGRRVYRGATDLEPVLNGLGYAIVSTSRGLVTDAEARAQNVGGEVLCEVW; from the coding sequence ATGATGCACGATCCGATCTCAGATTGCCTGACGCGGCTGCGCAATGCCGCCAGGGCCCGGAAGCAGACGCTGGTCATTCCCAGCTCCCGGATCAAGCGCTCGATTCTTGACATCCTTCAGCGTGAGGGATTCATCAACGAGTATTCAGAGCAGCAGGAAGGCCCGGGAAGCGTCTTCCACGTCACCATGCGTTACACCCCCAACGGTGGACCGGTACTGCACGGCATTCGCCGCGTCAGCCGTCCAGGCCGTCGGGTATACCGCGGCGCGACCGACCTGGAGCCGGTCCTCAATGGCCTTGGCTACGCGATTGTCTCGACATCGCGCGGACTGGTCACTGACGCCGAGGCACGCGCACAGAACGTCGGGGGCGAAGTCCTCTGCGAGGTTTGGTAG
- a CDS encoding type Z 30S ribosomal protein S14, whose translation MARTALKVKATRPQKFQVRQYNRCPLCGRPRGYLRKFDMCRLCFRKNALEGKIPGVIKASW comes from the coding sequence ATGGCTCGTACAGCACTCAAAGTGAAGGCCACGCGCCCGCAGAAATTCCAGGTTCGGCAGTACAACCGCTGCCCCCTGTGCGGTCGCCCTCGCGGCTACCTTCGTAAGTTCGACATGTGCCGCCTCTGTTTCCGCAAGAATGCACTCGAGGGCAAAATCCCGGGTGTCATTAAGGCGAGCTGGTAG
- the rplE gene encoding 50S ribosomal protein L5 has translation MAKKVELTAGITGDTGHEKGAPPRMLLQYRSEIVPALKEEFGFKNTMQVPGLSRVVLNMGLGGLSDAGSNTKVIEGAAAELAAISGQRPVVTRARKSIANFKLREGSPIGVMVTLRRNMMWEFFDRLINVSLPRVRDFRGVSPRGFDGRGNFTMGVREQIIFPEIDYDKIDRIKGLNITFVTSARTDEEGRALLTKLGMPFRK, from the coding sequence ATGGCAAAGAAAGTCGAACTGACAGCGGGGATCACCGGCGATACCGGCCACGAGAAGGGCGCGCCCCCGCGCATGCTTCTCCAGTATCGCAGCGAGATCGTTCCCGCGCTCAAGGAAGAGTTCGGATTCAAGAACACCATGCAGGTGCCCGGGCTCAGCCGCGTGGTACTGAACATGGGTCTTGGCGGTCTGAGCGATGCGGGCAGCAACACCAAGGTGATCGAAGGTGCCGCCGCCGAACTGGCAGCGATCTCCGGTCAGCGTCCGGTCGTCACCCGCGCCCGCAAGTCCATCGCGAACTTCAAGCTTCGCGAGGGCAGCCCGATCGGCGTGATGGTGACCCTGCGTCGCAACATGATGTGGGAATTCTTCGATCGTCTGATCAACGTCTCGCTCCCCCGGGTGCGTGACTTCCGTGGGGTTTCGCCGCGCGGATTCGATGGCCGTGGTAATTTCACCATGGGCGTCCGCGAACAAATCATCTTTCCGGAAATCGATTACGACAAGATCGACCGGATCAAAGGCCTGAACATCACATTTGTGACTTCAGCCCGGACCGACGAGGAAGGCCGTGCCCTGCTGACAAAGCTGGGTATGCCCTTCCGCAAGTAG
- the rplX gene encoding 50S ribosomal protein L24, whose product MSQNLKFQKLRVKKGDTVVVVAGADKGKRGKVIRVLPKKGRVVVENVRMIKKHQKPSQTAPQGGIVEREAPIDLSNVMVLDPEKDVPTRVEFRVQEDGTRRRYAKKSGALLDN is encoded by the coding sequence ATGTCGCAGAACCTCAAGTTTCAGAAGCTCCGCGTGAAGAAGGGTGACACCGTTGTGGTCGTCGCCGGCGCGGACAAAGGCAAACGCGGAAAGGTCATCCGCGTGCTCCCGAAGAAGGGGCGCGTGGTGGTCGAGAATGTCCGCATGATCAAGAAGCATCAGAAGCCCTCGCAGACGGCTCCCCAGGGCGGGATTGTCGAGCGCGAGGCTCCGATCGACCTTTCGAACGTGATGGTTCTTGACCCCGAGAAAGACGTGCCCACGCGCGTTGAGTTCCGGGTTCAGGAAGATGGCACGCGGCGCCGGTACGCAAAGAAATCCGGCGCACTGCTCGATAACTAA
- the rplN gene encoding 50S ribosomal protein L14 produces MIQVESQLVVADNSGAKRIQCIKVLGGSRRRYAGLGDIFVASVKEALPQSKVKKGDVVRAVVVRTRKANGRPDGTFIRFDDSAAVLINKDGEPIGTRIFGPVARELRARNYMKIVSLAPEVL; encoded by the coding sequence ATGATTCAGGTAGAGAGCCAGCTTGTCGTCGCAGACAACTCGGGTGCCAAGCGCATCCAGTGCATCAAGGTGCTCGGCGGCAGTCGGCGGCGCTACGCCGGACTTGGCGACATCTTCGTCGCCTCGGTCAAGGAAGCGCTGCCCCAGAGCAAGGTAAAGAAGGGTGATGTGGTTCGTGCCGTCGTGGTGCGCACCCGCAAGGCCAATGGCCGACCCGATGGAACATTCATCCGTTTTGATGACAGCGCCGCGGTGCTGATCAACAAGGACGGCGAGCCGATCGGAACCCGTATTTTCGGCCCGGTCGCCCGTGAACTGCGTGCCCGCAATTACATGAAGATTGTATCGCTCGCACCGGAGGTCCTCTAA
- the rpsQ gene encoding 30S ribosomal protein S17 has protein sequence MPQTSEDTRKAPRTQVGQVLSNKMDKTVVVGVTLLIPHPVYKKYVRRNKKYTAHDEENTCQIGDRVEIVETRPLSKTKRWRLSRVVERAKV, from the coding sequence ATGCCGCAGACCAGTGAAGACACTCGCAAGGCGCCGCGCACCCAGGTGGGGCAGGTGCTCTCGAACAAGATGGACAAGACCGTTGTGGTCGGTGTGACGTTGCTCATTCCGCACCCGGTCTACAAGAAGTACGTGCGTCGCAACAAGAAGTACACCGCCCACGACGAAGAGAACACCTGTCAGATTGGTGATCGCGTGGAGATCGTCGAGACCCGTCCGCTGAGCAAGACCAAGCGCTGGCGCCTGAGCCGCGTGGTCGAGCGAGCCAAGGTCTAA
- the rpmC gene encoding 50S ribosomal protein L29 — translation MKITEIRNLSDEELKQQLSDRVDELFRLRLRSATERIENTALYGNVRRTIARLKTVLNERSKPAQNQGATEA, via the coding sequence ATGAAAATCACGGAAATCCGCAACCTCTCCGACGAGGAACTCAAGCAGCAGCTCAGCGACCGGGTCGACGAGCTCTTCCGGCTCCGGCTGCGCAGCGCCACCGAACGAATCGAGAACACGGCGCTTTACGGAAATGTTCGCAGGACGATCGCCCGTCTCAAGACGGTGCTCAACGAGCGCAGCAAGCCCGCCCAAAACCAGGGCGCAACCGAAGCCTGA
- the rplP gene encoding 50S ribosomal protein L16, with translation MLLPARPRYRKVQKGHVRGKAHRGSELSFGEIGIQAVESGKITSRQIEAARIAITRKVKRGGKVWIRIFPDKPITKKPLEVRMGKGKGAPEFWVAVVKPGRILYEMEGVDPELAKEALRLAAFKLPIKTRVIERSEGLE, from the coding sequence ATGTTGCTTCCAGCACGACCGCGATACCGCAAGGTGCAAAAGGGCCACGTCCGTGGCAAGGCCCACCGTGGTTCCGAGCTTTCTTTCGGGGAAATCGGGATCCAGGCGGTGGAGTCCGGCAAGATCACCTCGCGCCAGATCGAAGCGGCCCGTATCGCCATCACCCGCAAGGTGAAGCGTGGCGGCAAGGTTTGGATCCGGATCTTCCCGGACAAGCCGATCACCAAGAAGCCCCTTGAAGTCCGCATGGGTAAGGGCAAGGGCGCCCCGGAATTCTGGGTCGCCGTCGTCAAGCCCGGTCGCATCCTCTACGAAATGGAAGGTGTGGATCCCGAGCTCGCCAAAGAGGCACTTCGCCTGGCGGCCTTCAAACTCCCGATCAAGACCCGCGTGATCGAACGATCGGAGGGACTGGAATGA
- the rpsC gene encoding 30S ribosomal protein S3, with translation MGQKVHPNGFRLGVIRTWQSRWFSEKQYSQFLHEDLAIRKHIKKKLYPAGISRIEIERAAKKAKINIHAARPGLIIGKRGSDVESLKKDLQKLTKTELFINIVEVRRPELDAQLVAENIALQLERRVAFRRAMKKSVTTSLRLGAKGIKVRCAGRLGGAEMGRKEWYREGRVPLHTLRADIDYGTAEARTTYGVIGVKVWLYKGDILPERARGDSSTSSVTAETEAAAAS, from the coding sequence ATGGGTCAAAAAGTACATCCCAACGGATTCCGGCTCGGTGTCATTCGCACCTGGCAGTCGCGCTGGTTCTCCGAGAAGCAGTATTCCCAGTTCCTGCATGAGGACCTGGCCATTCGCAAGCACATCAAGAAGAAGCTCTATCCGGCGGGAATCTCGCGGATCGAGATCGAGCGTGCGGCAAAGAAGGCCAAGATCAACATCCATGCGGCGCGCCCGGGTCTGATCATCGGCAAGCGCGGCAGCGATGTGGAGTCCCTCAAGAAGGACCTGCAGAAGCTGACCAAGACCGAGCTGTTCATCAACATCGTTGAGGTGCGCCGTCCCGAACTTGACGCCCAGCTTGTGGCCGAGAACATCGCCCTCCAGCTCGAGCGCCGCGTGGCCTTCCGTCGCGCGATGAAGAAATCGGTGACCACCTCGCTTCGCCTGGGTGCGAAGGGAATCAAGGTTCGTTGCGCCGGCCGTCTGGGCGGCGCCGAGATGGGCCGCAAGGAATGGTATCGCGAGGGACGTGTTCCCCTGCACACCCTCCGTGCGGACATCGACTACGGCACTGCCGAGGCGCGCACCACTTACGGCGTTATCGGTGTGAAGGTGTGGCTCTACAAGGGTGACATCCTCCCCGAGCGCGCACGCGGCGACAGCTCCACTTCGAGTGTGACCGCCGAAACCGAGGCCGCTGCGGCGTCCTGA
- the rplV gene encoding 50S ribosomal protein L22, producing MESRAVLRFAKITPRKARLVADLVRGKPVPEAIAQLALTRKAAAPVIDKIVRSAAANAAELHGSDVDQLHVKKIFVDEGPTMKRWLTRAHGSASPLLHRTSHITVVVDDEK from the coding sequence ATGGAATCACGCGCCGTACTGCGATTTGCGAAAATCACGCCGCGTAAAGCCCGGCTGGTAGCGGACCTGGTTCGCGGCAAGCCGGTGCCCGAGGCGATTGCCCAGCTTGCGCTCACCCGCAAGGCCGCGGCCCCGGTCATCGACAAGATCGTCCGCTCGGCTGCCGCCAACGCTGCAGAGCTGCATGGTAGCGACGTCGATCAGCTCCATGTGAAGAAGATCTTCGTCGATGAAGGTCCCACGATGAAGCGCTGGCTTACCCGCGCTCACGGCAGCGCCAGCCCGCTGCTTCACCGCACCAGCCACATCACTGTGGTGGTCGACGACGAGAAGTAA
- the rpsS gene encoding 30S ribosomal protein S19, giving the protein MPRSVKKGPFIDGHLEKKVDTARAANNTKPIKTWSRRSTITPDFVGVQFLIHNGKKFVPLFVTENMVGHKLGEFSPTRTYYGHAGGKKGKK; this is encoded by the coding sequence ATGCCTAGAAGCGTTAAAAAAGGTCCGTTCATCGACGGACACCTTGAGAAGAAGGTGGACACCGCCCGCGCGGCGAACAACACCAAGCCGATCAAGACCTGGAGTCGTCGTTCCACGATCACTCCCGACTTTGTCGGTGTGCAGTTCCTGATCCACAACGGCAAGAAGTTTGTTCCCCTGTTTGTGACCGAGAATATGGTCGGCCACAAACTCGGTGAGTTCTCCCCGACGCGCACCTACTACGGTCACGCCGGCGGCAAGAAAGGCAAGAAGTAA
- the rplB gene encoding 50S ribosomal protein L2, giving the protein MAVKKYKPTSAGRRFQTTLDFTELSDKKPERRLTKGIDTTAGRNKRGVTTSRFRGGGHKRRYRQIDFRRNKHGVPARVAAIEYDPNRTANIALLHYVDGEKRYILAPVGVKVGQTLMSGPEADILVGNAIPLEKIPDGTTIHNIELKLGKGGQLVRSAGSSAQLLGKDKGYAIIRMPSGEIRRVLARCSATIGQVGNADHSNLSIGKAGRSRWQGRRPHVRGVVMNPVDHPHGGGEGKSSQGNPHPVSPWGWQTKGKKTRSNKRTDGYILRRRPKGVR; this is encoded by the coding sequence ATGGCAGTGAAAAAGTACAAACCGACCAGTGCAGGTCGCCGGTTCCAAACCACGCTGGACTTCACGGAACTCTCCGACAAGAAGCCTGAGCGTCGGCTGACCAAGGGAATCGACACGACCGCCGGCCGCAACAAGCGTGGCGTGACCACCTCGCGTTTCCGCGGCGGAGGCCACAAGCGTCGTTACCGTCAGATCGATTTCCGTCGCAACAAGCACGGCGTGCCCGCCCGCGTTGCGGCGATCGAATACGATCCCAATCGCACGGCGAACATCGCGCTGCTCCACTATGTGGATGGCGAGAAGCGTTACATCCTCGCGCCGGTCGGCGTGAAGGTGGGGCAGACCCTGATGTCGGGACCCGAGGCCGACATCCTGGTGGGCAACGCCATCCCGCTCGAGAAGATTCCCGACGGCACGACCATCCACAACATCGAGCTCAAGCTCGGCAAGGGTGGACAGCTCGTGCGCAGTGCCGGCAGCTCGGCGCAGCTTCTGGGCAAGGACAAGGGTTACGCGATCATTCGCATGCCCTCCGGTGAAATCCGCCGCGTCCTGGCCCGCTGCAGCGCCACCATCGGCCAGGTCGGCAACGCCGATCACAGCAACCTCTCGATTGGTAAGGCCGGCCGCTCGCGCTGGCAGGGACGCCGCCCGCACGTTCGCGGCGTGGTTATGAATCCGGTCGATCACCCCCACGGCGGTGGTGAAGGCAAGTCCTCTCAGGGTAACCCGCATCCGGTTTCCCCGTGGGGCTGGCAGACCAAGGGCAAGAAGACGCGCAGCAACAAGCGCACCGACGGCTACATTCTGCGTCGCCGGCCCAAGGGAGTTCGTTAA
- a CDS encoding 50S ribosomal protein L23, giving the protein MSKVAQDVIVKPLITEKATLLKDHGNQVAFEVAVWANKVQVRRAVEELFNVKVADVRTLLVAGKRKRRGMNTYKRPNWKKAIVRLAPGSELDLLAL; this is encoded by the coding sequence ATGTCGAAAGTAGCACAGGACGTCATCGTCAAGCCGCTCATCACCGAGAAGGCGACGCTCCTCAAGGACCACGGCAACCAGGTCGCCTTTGAAGTGGCCGTGTGGGCCAACAAGGTACAGGTTCGCCGCGCCGTCGAAGAGCTCTTCAATGTGAAGGTGGCCGATGTCCGCACCCTGCTGGTCGCCGGCAAGCGCAAGCGCCGCGGAATGAACACCTACAAGCGTCCGAACTGGAAGAAAGCGATCGTCCGTCTGGCCCCCGGCAGCGAGCTCGACCTGCTCGCACTGTAA